A genomic window from Molothrus ater isolate BHLD 08-10-18 breed brown headed cowbird unplaced genomic scaffold, BPBGC_Mater_1.1 matUn_MA511, whole genome shotgun sequence includes:
- the CAMTA2 gene encoding LOW QUALITY PROTEIN: calmodulin-binding transcription activator 2 (The sequence of the model RefSeq protein was modified relative to this genomic sequence to represent the inferred CDS: deleted 5 bases in 4 codons) — MSSKDPPEVSERGHLKVFLPRKLVECLPKCPVLPKEQLRWNTNEEIASYLITFEKHDEWLSCSPKTRPQNGSVILYNRKKVKYRKDGYCWKKRKDGKTTREDHMKLKVQGVECLYGCYVHSSIVPTFHRRCYWLLQNPDIVLVHYLNVPAMEECGRGCAPRLCSPPLCSGAPPLCDPREWLKWSQEELVAQLRPMFHGVKWGCGNGGAAPGLSLEQLVQHVLERHQARPPPRTHACLCAGGLGTPGHKCSSTKHRIISPKLERGGVAPPGDPPKPAPSSPDTTQPSPAPPEGPTRPSPFPPPPRGVGGSNGGALPLLVVANLGGGGGGAAAPGGPEQPLGLTPSQHLVGTPEGSCPTAPPPAAPPTTAFDPDCFLNSPRRGQTYGCEADPPPGAPPPAPPKLQEEEEDEEEEEEEEGKRGAAAQDPLPAAAPPPQPAFPLPFPELLLGGGGDTGGPPNPARPPPTPPPHHQLPSSPSGPPSDPPPAVAITDFSPEWSYPEGGVKVLITGPWGDPGASYSCLFDRTSVPAALVQPGVLRCYCPPHEAGVAALRVACPPRLLSAAAPFEYRARGAAPGAQLDWLALDEAQFRLSILERLEQLEMRLGALPPPAPLPPPRGAPSETPPEQGPGSSFEARVVAVCEAMMARPGWSGSPGTAPGTAGTSLLAHGVTFRGMTLLHLAAAQGYASLVEALRRWRALAVESLELEQEIDPLNVDHFSCTPLMWACALGHREAAERLCRWDRRALAVPDTLGRLPLALARARGHLALVTRLEELQVSPVSPRCHLPGLRVPSPLSASPDTGLSTASSLSSPSGLSEGPGSVPLPPGPSGPPEDDTWGVAVPPSPPEDALAPPSDALQAEVVTLARQIIEATPERIKQEAPGGPPGALGALGAPGGTPGTPGTAGTAGLGAAMAWLATYLESVDRPPTPGHRAEVASRGSPGVPERPPPPSAAGWAEFLNASGGARGEGGAVALLTLSDQEQHELYEAARLVQGAFRKYRGRRLKEQQELAAAVIQRCYRKYKQFALFQRMTQAAILIQSKFRSYAEQKRFQRRRRAAVLIQQRFRSLRQHRSTFLTLKQDQAARKIMRFLRRCRHRMEELKENKDVESLQTRGLAS, encoded by the exons ATGAGCAGCAAGGACCCCCCTGAGGTCtcag AGAGGGGACACCTGAAGGTTTTCCTGCCCCGGAAGTTGGTGGAGTGTCTGCCCAAATGTCCCGTGCtgcccaaggagcagctgcGCTGGAACACCAACGAg gaaaTCGCCTCGTACCTGATCACCTTTGAGAAACACGACGAGTGGCTCTCGTGCTCCCCCAAAACCAG GCCGCAGAACGGGTCGGTGATCCTGTACAACCGCAAGAAGGTCAAGTACCGCAAGGATGGCTACTGCTGGAAGAAACGCAAGGACGGCAAAACCACCCGCGAGGACCACATGAAGCTGAAGGTGCAAGGAGTGGAG tgcctctACGGCTGCTACGTGCACTCCTCCATCGTGCCCACCTTCCACCGCCGCTGCTACTGGCTGCTGCAG aaCCCCGACATCGTGCTGGTGCACTACCTGAACGTGCCGGCCATGGAGGAGTGCGGCCGGGGCTGCGCCCCCCGGCTCTGCAGCCCCCCCCTCTGCTCGGGGGCCCCCCCGCTCTGCGACCCCCGGGAGTGGCTCAAGTGgtcccaggaggagctggtggctcAGCTGCGCCCCATGT TCCACGGGGTGAAGTGGGGCTGTGGCAATGGGGGGGCCGCCCccgggctgtccctggagcagctggtgcAGCACGTCCTGGAGAGGCACCAGGCCCGGCCACCCCCCCGCACCCACGCCTGCCTCTGCGCCGGGGGGCTGG GCACCCCCGGCCATAAGTGCAGCAGCACCAAGCACCGAATCATCTCCCCAAAACTGGAGCGGGGAGGGGTCGCCCcccctggggacccccccaaacctgccccctcctccccgGACACCACCCAGCCGTCCCCCGCCCCCCCCGAGGGACCCACCCGACCCTCCCCATTTCCGCCCCCA CCTCGGGGGGTGGGGGGTAGTAAtgggggggctctgcccctGTTGGTGGTCGCCaatttgggggggggtggggggggcgcggcggcgccggggggtcccgagcagcccctggggctgacCCCGAGCCAGCACCTGGTGGGGACCCCCGAGGGGTCCTGCCCCACGGCCCCCCCCCCCGCTGCA CCCCCCACCACTGCCTTCGACCCCGACTGCTTCCTCAACAGCCCCCGCCGCGGGCAGACCTACGGCTGCGAGGCCGACCCCCCCCCCGGCGcgccccccccggcccccccaaagctgcaggaggaggaggaggatgaggaggaggaggaggaggaggaaggaaagcggggggctgcagcccaggaccCCCTCCCTGCCGccgcgccccctccccagcccgcgttccccctgcccttccccgagctgctgctggggggtgGGGGAGACACG GGGGGTCCTCCCAACCCTGCGCGACCCCCCCCCACgccccccccccaccaccagctcccctcctccccctcgGGCCCCCCCAGcgaccccccc cccgccgTGGCCATCACCGATTTCTCCCCGGAGTGGTCGTACCCCGAG GGCGGGGTCAAGGTGCTGATCACGGGGCCCTGGGGGGACCCCGGTGCCTCCTACTCGTGTCTGTTCGACCGCACCTCGGTGCCCGCCGCGCTGGTCCAGCCGGGCGTGCTGCGCTGCTACTGCCCCC cccaCGAGGCCGGCGTGGCCGCCCTGCGCGTGGCCTGTCCCCCCCGGCTGCTCTCGGCTGCGGCCCCATTCGAGTACCGGGCACGGGGGGCGGCCCCCGGGGCACAGCTGGACTGGCTGGCGCTGGACG AGGCCCAGTTCCGTCTGTCCATCCTGGAgcgcctggagcagctggagatgcGTTTGGGGGCCCTGCCCCCCCCCGCGCCCCTTCCCCCCCCACGGGGGGCTCCTTCCGAGACCCCCCCCGAGCAG gggccGGGCTCGTCCTTCGAGGCGCGGGTGGTGGCCGTCTGCGAGGCCATGATGGCGCGGCCGGGCTGGTCGGGGTCACCAGGGACAGCGCCGGGCACAGCGGGGACCTCGCTGCTGGCACACGGGGTGACGTTCCGTGGGATGACTCTGCTGCACCTGGCGGCTGCCCAGGGCTACGCCAGCCTGGTGGAGGCTCTGCGGCGCTGGCG GGCGCTGGCAGTTgagagcctggagctggagcaggagatcGACCCCCTCAATGTGGACCATTTCTCCTGCACCCCCCTg ATGTGGGCGTGTGCCCTGGGGCAccgggaggcggcggagcggcTGTGCCGCTGGGACCGGCGGGCGCTGGCCGTCCCCGACACCCTGGGCCGGCtgcccctggccctggcccgTGCCCGCGGCCACCTGGCCCTTGTCACCcgcctggaggagctgcaggtgtcACCCGTGTCCCCTCGCTGCCACCTGCCCGGCCTGCGCGTCCCCTCCCCGCTGTCCGCCAGCCCTGACACAG ggctgagcacagccagcagcctcTCGTCCCCCTCGGGGCTCTCCGAGGGTCCCGGCTCCGTCCCGCTGCCCCCCGGCCCCTCCGGGCCCCCCGAGGATGACACCTggggggtggcagtgccccccagcccccctgaGGACGCCCTGGCCCCGCCCTCTGACGCCCTGCAG GCTGAGGTGGTGACCCTGGCCCGCCAGATCATCGAGGCCACCCCCGAACGCATCAAGCAGGAGGCGCCAGGGGGGCCCccgggggcactgggagcactgggagcaccgGGAGGGACCCCGGGgacaccaggcacagcagggacagcggggCTGGGCGCTGCCATGGCCTGGCTGGCCACGTACCTGGAGAGCGTGGACCGGCCccccacacctgggcacag ggcagaggtggccTCGCGGGGGTCCCCGGGGGTCCCCGAGCGGCCGCCCCCCCCCTCGGCGGCGGGCTGGGCCGAGTTCCTGAATGCCTCCGGGGGGGCTCGCGGCGAGGGGGGGGCCGTGGCCCTGCTGACCCTCAGTGACCAGGAGCAGCACGAGCTCTACGAGGCCGCACGGCTCGTCCAGGGGGCCTTCCGCAAGTACCGG ggccggaggctgaaggagcagcaggagctggcgGCCGCCGTCATCCAGCGCTGCTACCGCAAGTACAAACAG TTCGCGCTGTTCCAGCGGATGACGCAGGCCGCCATCCTGATCCAGAGCAAGTTCCGCAGCTATGCGGAGCAGAAGCGCTTCCAGCGCCGCCGGCGGGCGGCCGTGCTGATCCAGCAGCGCTTCCGCAGCCTCCGCCAGCACCG GAGCACCTTCCTCACCCTCAAGCAGGACCAGGCAGCGAGGAAGATCATGAGGTTCCTGCGGCGCTGCCGCCACCg GatggaggagctgaaggagaaCAAGGACGTGGAGAGTTTACAGACACGGGGCCTGGCCTCGTGA
- the SPAG7 gene encoding sperm-associated antigen 7 isoform X1: MTQADVGDVSRARRRRHASPRRKMAELDLLGSILNSMERPPAAADGETRRRAREQAARMKKLQEQEKRQKVEFRKRMEQEVSQFIQATGEPRRRFQPMSKIERSILHDVAEVAGLTSFSFGDDEDSRYVMVFKKEFAPSDEELEAYRRGEEWDPARAEERRRLRELAAQQEEAELESGPAPPGPPNDYKDKYRHLIGCEAAKAAARTMEANKAYGCVPVANKRDTRSIEEAMNEIRAKKRLRQAEDEGGAGGAAGGPCV; this comes from the exons ATGACGCAGGCAGACGTCGGGGACGTGTCCCGCGCGCGGCGGCGGCGTCACGCATCGCCCCGTCGCAAGATGGCGGAGCTGGACTTGCTGGGCTCCATCCTCAACTCCATGGAGCGGCCGCCCGCCGCGGCCGACGGCGAGACGCGGCGCCGGGCGCGGG AACAAGCTGCTCGCATGaagaagctgcaggagcaggagaagcgCCAGAAGGTTGAGTTCAGGAAGAGG atggagcaggaggtgtcCCAGTTCATCCAGGCCACGGGGGAGCCCCGGCGCCGCTTCCAGCCCATGAGCAAGATCGAGAGGAGCATCCT GCACGACGTGGCCGAGGTGGCTGGGCTGACATCATTCTCCTTCGGGGACGACGAGGACAGCCGCTACGTGATGGTGTTCAAGAAG GAGTTCGCACCCTCggatgaggagctggaggcGTACCGGCGGGGGGAGGAGTGGGACCCGGCCCGTGCCGAGGAACGGCGCCGCCTCCGG gagctggcggcacagcaggaggaggcgGAGCTCGAGTCTGGCCCcgcccccccgggcccccccaATGATTACAAGGACAAATACCGGCACCTTATTGGCTGCGAGGCTGCCAAGGCCGCTGCCCGCACCATGGAGGCCAACAAGGCCTACGGCTGTG TGCCCGTGGCCAACAAGAGGGACACACGCTCCATCGAGGAGGCCATGAACGAGATCCGGGCCAAGAAGCGCCTGCGGCAGGCGGAGGACGAGGGGGGGGCCGGAGGGGCCGCGGGGGGGCCCTGTGTGTGA
- the SPAG7 gene encoding sperm-associated antigen 7 isoform X2 yields the protein MTQADVGDVSRARRRRHASPRRKMAELDLLGSILNSMERPPAAADGETRRRAREQAARMKKLQEQEKRQKVEFRKRMEQEVSQFIQATGEPRRRFQPMSKIERSILHDVAEVAGLTSFSFGDDEDSRYVMVFKKEFAPSDEELEAYRRGEEWDPARAEERRRLRELAAQQEEAELESGPAPPGPPNDYKDKYRHLIGCEAAKAAARTMEANKAYGCVPVANKWDPMEPLGVSWGLLGVPRESLGSLGCPGGSGGR from the exons ATGACGCAGGCAGACGTCGGGGACGTGTCCCGCGCGCGGCGGCGGCGTCACGCATCGCCCCGTCGCAAGATGGCGGAGCTGGACTTGCTGGGCTCCATCCTCAACTCCATGGAGCGGCCGCCCGCCGCGGCCGACGGCGAGACGCGGCGCCGGGCGCGGG AACAAGCTGCTCGCATGaagaagctgcaggagcaggagaagcgCCAGAAGGTTGAGTTCAGGAAGAGG atggagcaggaggtgtcCCAGTTCATCCAGGCCACGGGGGAGCCCCGGCGCCGCTTCCAGCCCATGAGCAAGATCGAGAGGAGCATCCT GCACGACGTGGCCGAGGTGGCTGGGCTGACATCATTCTCCTTCGGGGACGACGAGGACAGCCGCTACGTGATGGTGTTCAAGAAG GAGTTCGCACCCTCggatgaggagctggaggcGTACCGGCGGGGGGAGGAGTGGGACCCGGCCCGTGCCGAGGAACGGCGCCGCCTCCGG gagctggcggcacagcaggaggaggcgGAGCTCGAGTCTGGCCCcgcccccccgggcccccccaATGATTACAAGGACAAATACCGGCACCTTATTGGCTGCGAGGCTGCCAAGGCCGCTGCCCGCACCATGGAGGCCAACAAGGCCTACGGCTGTG TGCCCGTGGCCAACAAGTGGGATCCCATGGAGCCGCTGGGGGTCTCTTGGGGCCTCCTGGGGGTACCCAGGGAGAGtttgggcagcctgggctgtcctggggggtctgggggtcgCTGA
- the PFN1 gene encoding profilin-1, with the protein MSGWAPYVETLLADGTCQDAAIVGYRDTPAVWAAAPGKTFANITPAEVAALVGPERGPLLVQGLTLGGLRCSVIRDSLLVEGEHSMDLRTKGAAGAPTFNITAAITNKTIVLAMGKEGVHGGCVNKKCYEMANHLRRSQY; encoded by the exons atgaGCGGGTGGGCGCCCTACGTGGAGACGCTGCTGGCGGACGGCACCTGCCAGGATGCTGCTATCGTCGGCTATCGCGACACCCCCGCCGTCTGGGCCGCCGCCCCCGGCAAGACCTTCGCCAATATCACG CCAGCGGAGGTGGCGGCGCTGGTGGGCCCCGAGCGGGGCCCACTGCTGGTGCAGGGGCTGACGCTGGGGGGGCTGCGCTGCTCCGTCATCCGCGACTCGCTGCTGGTGGAGGGCGAGCACAGCATGGACCTGCGCACCAagggggctgctggagcacccACCTTCAACATCACGGCTGCCATCACCAACAAGA CCATCGTGCTGGCCATGGGCAAGGAGGGCGTGCACGGCGGCTGCGTCAACAAGAAATGCTACGAGATGGCCAACCACCTGCGGCGCAGCCAGtactga
- the SLC25A11 gene encoding mitochondrial 2-oxoglutarate/malate carrier protein, whose protein sequence is MAAVPAAERPKTSPKSVKFLFGGLAGMGATVFVQPLDLVKNRMQLSGAGAKGREYRTSLHALGSILRHEGLRGIYTGLSAGLLRQATYTTTRLGIYSVLLERFGGADGTPPPFLAKAAMGMTAGAAGAFVGTPAEVALIRMTADGRLPPGERRGYHNVFDALVRMAREEGVLTLWRGCIPTMARAVVVNAAQLASYSQSKQFLLDSGHFRDDILCHFCASMISGLVTTAASMPVDIVKTRIQNMRTIDGKPEYRNGLDVLLKVVRYEGFFSLWKGFTPYYARLGPHTVLTFIFLEQMNKWYQRLFLSA, encoded by the exons ATGGCGGCGGTACCGGCGGCTGAGAGGCCCAAGACCTCCCCAAAATCCGTCAAGTTTCTCTTCGGCGGCTTGGCCGG GATGGGGGCCACGGTGTTCGTGCAGCCCCTGGACCTGGTGAAGAACCGGATGCAGctgagcggggccggggccaaGGGCCGGGAGTACCGGACATCCCTGCACGCCCTGGGCTCCATTCTGCGCCAcgaggggctgaggggcatctACACCGG GCTGTCAGCGGGGCTGCTACGCCAGGCCACCTACACCACCACCCGCCTGGGCATCTACAGCGTCCTCCTGGAGCGTTTTGGGGGAGCTGACGGGACCCCCCCTCCCTTCCTGGCCAAGGCAGCCATGGGCATGAccgcgggggctgcgggggcttTCGTGGGGACCCCAGCTGAGGTGGCGCTCATCCGCATGACAGCTGATGGCAG GCTACCCCCCGGCGAGCGCCGTGGGTACCACAACGTGTTCGACGCCCTCGTGAGGATGGCGAGGGAGGAGGGGGTGCTCACTCTGTGGAGA GGCTGCATCCCCACCATGGCCCGTGCCGTGGTGGTCAACGCCGCCCAGCTCGCCTCCTACTCCCAATCCAAACAATTCCTGCTGGACTCCG GGCATTTCCGTGACGACATCCTGTGCCACTTCTGCGCCAGCATGATCAGCGGGCTGGTGACCACGGCCGCCTCCATGCCCGTGGACATCGTCAAGACCCG GATCCAGAACATGAGGACAATAGATGGGAAACCTGAGTACCGCAACGGGCTG gaCGTGCTGCTGAAGGTGGTGCGCTACGAGGGCTTCTTCAGCCTCTGGAAGGGCTTCACCCCCTACTACGCCCGCCTGGGCCCCCACACCGTGCTCACCTTCATCTTCCTCGAGCAGATGAACAAGTGGTACCAGCGGCTCTTCCTCAGTGCCTGA
- the PSMB6 gene encoding proteasome subunit beta type-6 yields MAAVTVWEPRAGPGPAGPHREWTAEPVSTGTTIMAVEFDGGVVIGADSRTTTGAYIANRVTDKLTPVHDRIFCCRSGSAADTQAVADAVAYQLAFHSVELEEPPRVRTAARLFQQSCYRYREELSAGIIVAGWDPRRGGQVYVVPMGGLLLRQPFAVGGSGSSYIYGFLDATFQPGMSRSQCQEFVARALALAMVRDGSSGGVIRLAAITEEGVERTVLAGSDLPWGDGGPAV; encoded by the exons ATGGCGGCGGTGACGGTGTGGGagccgcgggccgggccgggccccgccgggccgcACCGGGAATGGACGGCGGAGCCCGTCAGCACCGGC acCACCATCATGGCCGTGGAGTTCGATGGAGGTGTCGTGATAGGGGCCGACTCCAGAACCACCACCGG ggcctACATCGCCAACCGTGTGACAGACAAACTGACGCCCGTCCACGACCGCATCTTCTGCTGCCGCTCGGGCTCGGCGGCCGACACGCAGGCGGTGGCTGACGCCGTGGCCTACCAGCTGGCCTTCCACAG cgtggagctggaggagccacCGCGGGTGCGCACGGCTGCGCGCctcttccagcagagctgctacCGCTACCGCGAGGAGCTGAGCGCCGGCATCATTGTGGCAGGCTGGGACCCACGCCGGGGAGGACAG gtgTACGTGGTGCCCATGGGGGGGCTCCTCCTGCGCCAGCCCTTCGCCGTGGGGGGCTCAGGCAGCTCCTATATCTATGGATTCCTGGATGCCACGTTCCAGCCTGGCATGAGCCGCTCCCAGTGCCAGGAATTCGTCGCCCGCG ccctggccctggcgATGGTGAGGGATGGCTCCAGCGGGGGTGTCATCAGGCTGGCAGCCATCACGGAGGAGGGGGTGGAACGGACAGTCCTGGCTGGATCAGACCTGCCCTGGGGTGACGGTGGCCCCGCTGTGTGA